Proteins encoded within one genomic window of Empedobacter falsenii:
- a CDS encoding O-antigen ligase family protein: MNWLLNKIKDIKIENAINFSILLCLVTLPLPFIYNNIATILLLISVVLNYKLLKFSFNLSLILPVILFCIGAISITWSINSEESIKAISKTIPLLIIPFIFILIPPISNQQLRKLCYTFSYSIATFMVFCLIRALFRFLSDQQSNWFLYHNLVSLKVNAIYVSVFVSFSFLALISKKSKKWFDFTALAILFLSLILLSSKNLILITLFIFVIYLFNNYNKLSKKNLLIIFSVGIIVAITAGNYMFSRFYAELEDTKDNTIIEDGVINVSLHNALYQPEFGENYYFSGTAIRLYQYRLFKEFIQEDNIFWTGFGLNAAQDKIIEKQIDRGLSKYFGELNFHNQYLQTFAELGFFGFCIVLSCVLINLYHAIRTKDFVHLSFALITISFFITESSLNRQRGIMFFILLYCLFNVVKSHSHLLSQQEE; the protein is encoded by the coding sequence ATGAATTGGTTGTTAAATAAAATAAAAGACATTAAGATAGAAAATGCAATAAACTTTTCTATCTTATTGTGTCTTGTTACTTTACCTTTACCTTTTATATACAATAATATCGCAACTATATTATTGCTTATAAGTGTAGTTCTAAATTATAAGTTACTGAAATTTAGTTTTAATCTTTCACTCATACTTCCTGTTATTTTGTTCTGCATTGGAGCAATATCTATCACATGGAGTATCAATAGTGAAGAATCTATTAAAGCTATAAGCAAAACAATTCCTTTACTAATAATTCCTTTTATTTTTATACTGATTCCTCCTATTTCGAATCAGCAGCTACGAAAACTATGCTACACATTTAGTTATAGCATAGCTACTTTTATGGTATTTTGCTTGATAAGAGCTTTATTTAGATTTTTATCAGATCAACAATCTAACTGGTTTTTATATCATAACTTGGTCAGTCTTAAAGTAAATGCCATCTATGTATCTGTTTTTGTATCCTTCTCATTTTTAGCTTTAATTAGTAAAAAATCAAAAAAATGGTTTGATTTTACAGCCTTAGCTATTCTTTTTCTTTCATTAATCTTATTATCCTCAAAAAATCTTATTCTTATTACTCTATTTATTTTTGTTATTTATCTATTCAATAATTATAATAAACTAAGCAAAAAGAACTTATTAATAATTTTTTCTGTAGGAATTATAGTTGCTATTACTGCAGGTAATTATATGTTTAGTCGCTTTTATGCAGAATTAGAAGACACAAAAGATAATACAATAATAGAAGACGGTGTAATTAATGTTTCTTTACATAATGCTTTATATCAGCCAGAATTTGGCGAAAACTATTACTTTTCTGGTACAGCAATTAGACTATATCAATATAGATTATTCAAAGAGTTTATTCAAGAAGATAATATTTTTTGGACAGGTTTTGGATTAAATGCTGCTCAAGATAAAATAATAGAAAAACAAATAGATAGAGGTTTAAGTAAATATTTTGGCGAATTAAATTTTCATAATCAATATTTACAGACTTTTGCCGAATTAGGATTTTTTGGTTTCTGTATAGTACTTTCTTGTGTTTTAATAAATTTATATCATGCAATACGTACCAAAGATTTTGTTCATCTTTCTTTTGCATTAATTACAATAAGTTTCTTTATAACAGAATCATCTCTAAATAGACAAAGAGGTATTATGTTTTTTATTCTATTATATTGCTTATTTAATGTAGTTAAATCGCATTCTCATCTCCTTTCACAACAAGAAGAATAG